The Terriglobia bacterium genome contains the following window.
CTGCATTGACTGTCAGCCCTACCAGCGTAACCTTCGGCAATGTGCAAGTGGGGACGACGCAGACACAAAGTGCCTATGTATCGAACACGGGCGGATCGAGCGCCAGTATTTCACAGGTGGCAGTGACGGGAAGCGGTTTTAGCGTCAGCGGGCTGAACACCCCATTCACGCTGTCGGCGGGACAGTCCGCAACGTTTTCTATTTCGTTCGCACCGACGGTGACCGGAACATCAACTGGTTCGGTCACGCTCTCGTCGACAGTGTCGGTGCCGCCCATTGCACTTTCCGGTTCTGGAACTTCAGCGGGGCAATTGAGTGCCAGCCCCACATCCCTGAGCTTCGGAAGCGTCGTGGTCGGAACAAGCGGAACGCAATCGGCTTCACTGACCGCGAGCGGAGCAAGTGTAACCGTTTCCTCAGCGTCTTCAACGGATTCTGAATTCACCTTATCCGGAATCGCATTCCCGATCACGATTGCTGCCGGTCAGACGGTACCATTCAGCGTGGTTTTTGCACCCACTGCAACCGGTACGGCTTCTGCAAATCTCACATTCACCACTAGCGTATCGACATCGTCGGCGATTGCGTTGAGCGGTTCAGGTGCGGCTCCGCCGCAGCACTTGGTGACTCTCTCCTGGGCGGCGGATACTTCGACGGTGGCAGGCTACAACGTATACCGGGGAACGACATCCGGTGGGCCATATACGCAAATCTATTCTCTCGACGCCAACACGACCTACACCGATAGTACGGTCCAATCGGGATCCACTTACTACTACGTGGTGACCGCAGTCGGGACGAGTGGTGCCGAGAGCGGCTATTCCAATCAAGTCCAGGCAGTGGTACCCAGCCCATAAGAGCGGGCGGAGGCAAGTCTTGCGTTTGAATCGAAGTGTTCTAGTTTCAGGGTCCCGCCCCGAGATATTCATATTCGGGGCGGCATTGTTTCTTGCGGTCGTTCTGACTGGTTGTGGAGGTACTTCTCAGAATTCATCCTCGAACGGAAGCCCCTCTCCCTCGACAATAACCGCGAATCCGAACACGGTCTCGTTCGGCAACGTTATTGTGGGCGCCACCACGACAAAAACCGCATATGTTACCAACTCGGGGACGTCGAGCGTGACCATTTCGAAGGCGACCGTTGGTGGTTCCGGCTACAGTGTCGCAGGAATCGATGTTCCTCTAACTTTATCTGCCGGACAGACGTTGACCTATACAGTCACATACAAACCGCAGACCGGCGGGGCGTCCAATGGCAGCCTGACACTTGTGTCGGACGCATCGAACCCGACCTTGTCGATCGTGCTCTCCGGGACCGGAGTCGCCGCGGGACAACTCACAGCGAGTCCCTCGACTCTCAGCTTCGGGAGCGTAAACACGGGGCAGAGCAAATCCCTGAGCGGAACCTTGACCGCCAGTTCAACCGACATCACTATTTCGTCGGCAAGTCTGAACGGGACATGGTTTTCCTTGAGCGGAATCACATTCCCGAAGACAATTGCGTCTGGCCAGAGTTCGGGATTTACGATTACGTTCACCCCGACTGCGTCTGGAACCTCCACTGGATCAGTTTCGTTCGTCAGCAACGCCTCGACGTCCCCGAATGCCGTCGGATTGTCTGGCACGGGCGTGCAAACGACGACCCCTCACAGCGTCAGCCTGTCTTGGATGGAAAGCTCTACTTCTGTGCAGGGATATTACGTGTATCGCGGAGGCCAGACTGGCGGGCCTTACAGCAGAATCTCGGGGTTGCAGGCGCTCACTTCCTATGTCGATTCCAGTGTCGTAAGCGGAGCAACGTATTACTACGTGGTGACGGCGGTCGGAACAAATTCAGCGGAGAGCGGCTATTCGAATGAGGCGGTGGCAGCGATACCGCAGTAGAGAGAACTAGCTTCTGCGACTAGGGCGAGGAAAAGGTCGGGAGGCGGCTGCAGCCTCCCGACCAAAGGTTCACGGTTGCCGCACCTTCCTTACGATCGTACCGGCAAGGGCAAGTCCACTCAGTAGCAACAATGAGTAGGAACTGCTGTCCGGAACAGTCGTAGGCGGGGAAGGTGTAGTGCCAAACTGAATGTAATAGCCCAAGATGTCGGAATCAGCCGTGACACCTGGGACCGTCAGTGTGAACTCTACAACACCGGATAAGAATGGATTATGGGGATCATTGTTATTCAAGGAACTGTTGGCGTGAAGGTACGGTGCTGTGCCGCCATATGGAACGGTTCCGCCAATGATGGTCCAGTCGGGGCCTGGCTGGGGGCCGATGACACATATAGTGCATACGCCGAACCAGCCATTTACGTTGTTCTGCACAATCCAAGGCGTGGGATTCTGTGCCCCTGAAGATTTACCCACGTGATTGAACAGGTTGATCGAGTCATAACTGCTGCTCGAGTCCAACGCGGCGCCCCCTCCATATCCATCTACCCGGAGGTAGATTGCGCTAATGTTTTGGGCAATGCTGATGACATCGGCATTGCTCAAGGCGTTTGTTATTGAGATTGTTACCGTCCCACTACCCGTGGTGATGGAGCCAGTCACGAGTCTGTAGCTTGAGCCTGAGCCGGTATTGACGGCGATATTGATCGTATCGGCCATTGCCGACAGTCCCAAGCAGATAAAGGCGGCCACAATCAACAGTCTTAGCTTTGGAGTGGAGAACATAAGGTGTTCCCCCCTTCTGGACTGCAGTTTCTTCGCACATGGCGCCCAAAACTGCCCATCATCAGCAATTCCAGGCGGCGAGGCGAAGGCTTTGTTTGGTGGAAATGACCTTGTGCCATTCCCATTCGTTTTACAGCACCTGCAACGAGGAGTTGCAGAGTGGATTGGAGGCAGGGCCCTACCGGGGGGAGAGGCTGAAGCAGGGTCCTACCTCTGAGGGAGGACCCGTTAGACACAAGCAGGAGAATGATCGATGCGTCGTTGGCTCGCACTGGACCGTTGCTGTTTCCTCTTTTCGATCCACTTCAGGACAAGAGTCGAAAAGTACAGTGCCATTATGGAAATTGCAAAAAAGACCATTCCGCTATGACGATGAAATTCGCTTTCCAGAATTTCGGGATCTGCGTAGTTACTCAGCAAACAAAGGGCGAGGATTCTCAGGCCGTTCTTAATGATTGAGATCGGAACGGATGCTGCTACGAGGAGTGTGCGGAGGACCATGGTGCGCAGGTACAGATGAGCTACCACCATGCTCAGGATGAAAAGAATAATCGCCGCCCGGATCCCGCTGCACTGCTCAGCAATCTCAATCGAGCGGAGGGGAAGGAGGATGACGAATCCGTCGCGATGAAAAGGAACACCTGCTAGATATAAGAGCCAATCGACAGCTACCGTCGACCCATATTGAAGTCCAAGATTTATCCATCTCACGACGTAAGAGGGGAACGGAACTATAAACCCTAACATGACAAGAGGAAACTGCGCGGCGGCCACGGCTCGAGTACCATAGGCGAGCGCGAATACCCCAATACATACCAAGACAAGTGAGAGTATTGAAATACTGAGACTATTCTCAATGCCAATTGAGGCTTGGAAGAAACTGCACAAGATTCTGAGAGCTATGCCAGAGGCGAGGAGAATTGGACCACTCACAAGCCCTAATGAGACATCTCGAAATATTTTTCCCCTATTCAACCAGATCAATGATATTGCGATTGGGATCACGAGTATGGCGTGAGTATTTTCTGATTCCTGCGCAGAAAGTTCGAGCAGGGCAACGAGCGTATCCATCCAGAGGACAATCGCTGCTGCAAACAACGATGCGAACATCAGATGTCTGCGAGTCACAGAGGTCTTGGAATCGAATTGGCGGACTATATCACGCACTATTCAACCTCGATCGGCCGGAGATGGGTTCCGCCGCTGACGAGATCGGCCAGGAATATCCATCTGATCTCGATTCTTGACGCAGAAAATAGAGGGTGATGGATCAAGTGGGTTCTGGAGGCGCGGGCCGGAATCGAACCGACGATTAAGGTTTTGCGAACCTTTGCCTTACCACTTGGCTACCGCGCCATTTAGATCGGCTGCGTATCAGATCACGATATTAGATTCGAACAGCTAGATGCTGGCACTTTTTACTGATTAAGCTTTTCCAACCACTCTTCTCTCCAGAAATAAAAACAGGCACGATCACATGCTCCGTACAACTCAAAGCCTTGGCACATAACGCCTTCCAAAAGGCAAATCCCTTTCACCTTTTTCACTCGGCAGTCACGCTCATCGACGAACCTTTTCACCGGCTTGAGCACTATTTGTGTCGTGCCGCAGTACTTCCACATCTCTGGGAGGAAACTGCACCCTTTCAACTCGTTCCAGCAATTGAGCGTAGCCTGGATTTGGTTTGTGGACCTGACAAGGACCTTATCTCCCGGATTCAATTCGATCCGCTTCAAATCCGTTACGGCAGGAGATTGTTCTTCCATTTTCCCGGTCACTCTCGAATATGCGACCGCCACTGTGTTGAGGTACTCCTTGATTTTCCTCTTGGCGGAAGGAGTAAAACTCCTTCTAAGCACCAGTCTCACGCGCTGAGCGACGGAGCACTTGGCGGCCTCTGCGTTTCTTTCTCTTTCAGCCAACTGGTCCAATCTGAACACCTGGCATCCTCTATGATCCATCGTTGATGTCTTCAGATGATTCATCGCGTCCATCCGTTCTTCCTGCGTTTGTTCAAATTTAGATTTTCTGGGAGCCTTCATTTATGCAGCGCGCAATATGCTCGATGTCGCGAGTGTTCAGGTTGTAATGAATTGGCACAAGCAGAACGGTTTTGGAAAGCAGTTCTGCATTCGGGCAGTCTCCACGATAACCATACAGTGCACGAGCTTCAGCGACGATGTTGTCGAGGTATTTGGCGCAGTCGATGCCCCTGCTTAACAGATAGTCAGCCATAGCGTCTCGTTGCTGCGTGTTGTAAAACCTGAGAGCAAACTGGAACCAATTGCTAGACGAGTCTTTGCCTTCGGACGGCAAGTGAAACCTCCCAGACATCACAGAACGGAGAAGCATTTGAGCGTGTTCTCTCTGAATATCGATGTTCTTCCGAAAGTGCGTAATGCGAGCATTGATAAGAGCAAGGTGAGTCGGTGCGATCTTGCCTGTATTAAAACCGTTCTTGGCTGTCAGATTCATGCGCTTATCAAGTTGCATGCCGACAGGGTAGCCAATGACTCCGTACCACGGACGCTTGTATAAGGTTGCCTTACCAAAGGTCAGGAGCGAGTCGGTCAGCAGTTTCCAGGCAGGCCAGCTCTCGAAGGAGCTTACTATTCGTTCGACCTTCTTGCGGAATTCCACGTCTTTGCAGATAATGGCGCTCCCTTCACCGGCGGAAATATATTTGCCGCAGCGAAAAGAGAAGAACGAGGCGGTTGAAAGTAATCCTGTTTGTTTTCCTTTATAGGTGCTGAAAAGTGATTGTGCGCAGTCTTCAATCACTGGCAGACCCTCAGCGGCAGCAACGATCGCGTCGATATCGCACGGCTGGCCGAACATGTGCACTGCAATTACCGCTGCAATGTCGGCGCGCTTTGTGCGGAGATCGGCGACCGAAATGTTACAGTCGCTGGCATTTGAGTCGATAAATCTGGGGGAAAGTCCGGCACGACGAATGGCATCAAAAACGACCGAGCAGCAAAATAATGGAACTCCCACTTTTGCGGGCGCCGGCAGCTCCAGGCATTTGAGAATTGCGTAGAGCGAAGCCCTGCCTGACCTGGTCCAAATGGGATTCTGTTCGAAGACGGTTTCCACATTCGGCGTGTGCGTGGTGCTATCGCGTCCGCCACGCACGGTGCCGACTAGGTCTTTGAAGCCATAGTCCCAATTGTTTCGGGGAATAAGGTTGAAGCGAGTGCGCCAATTCATCCTGGTTATCTCGCCGAGAACGCGACCTCGCCTTCCAGTGTCGTCGTGACCTCAACAAACAAATTGCGTGGCCTCTTGCAGTTCATAGAGTAGGTGTCCCTCCTGCGCCACGGCCCACGCTACACTGGCGCGCTCGGCACCATCTCCACGGATCCCCCAAGCTCCCGCAGTCCTGACCAGGGTCAGTGTTTCCCGCTGTTTCCACCATTGCGCAATCTCGCGCGGCAGGGTGAGCCAAGCACCCTCTTTCACTGCGCATTCGCAGAGGCGGTGCAGCAAGTGACGATAGGTGTTTCGCGCCCGATCCTCCAGCAGGTAATCAGGATGGACAATGAAACTTAGCAGTCCGTTATGAGTCATCACCGCTGCGATTTGCTGCTCCCACAGAGCGGTCGAGAAACTTCCCAGCACGTGGAATAAGGAGTAATCCTGAATGGTCGTCAATGGCAGTTCGACCAAACGGCCGATGGAGTAGGGCATTACCGTACAGCAGCCACCACGCTGCGGGTCCAAAGGGGCGGTATTCGGCACGGACATGTCATAGAGAAACTCAAGCTCCTCGAACCAATCCATGTTTCTGTAAAGAACAGCCGAACGGAATCCGAGCGCGCCGAAGTGCCTACCGAACTCGTTGATTCTGACTGCGCGGCGAAGGAACTCCTTTCGCTGGAGAAATAGTCGTCCGTCATGGTTAAGATCGTGGATGTTAATCTCAAACCCACGTTGCCGAATCTCAGTCAGGAATTCTTCTGTAATGTCATAGCGTTGTTCCGGCACGAGTTGGAAGGAACCGCGCAATCCGTACGACTCATCTAAGTCCATCAACTGACTGCAAAAATCTCGCCCGGCAGCCGTTTCAACGTCGTGAGTCATTATTGCAGCAGACCTGCAACCGTCCGGCCAAAACCAAATGAATGGCAAGCGATCTACGCCCAGCGATGCCATCACTAGAAGAAGAATCTGTTCCAAACATAAATCCAGACTGAGATCTACCGGCCAACCTGGAAATGCAATCTTTTGCCATCCTAAGGCGTGTGCTTGCTGAAGTTTCTGCCTCAGTTTCGCAGGAAGTAACGATCGTACTGAGTAGTACAGCCTGCGAGAAAAGTGAGAGCCTGCGCCGCAGAATCTCTTTTGCTGGATGAGATAGCACTCGCGACGGAAGTTGTTTGGAACCTCGTCCGCATCGAAGGGCATTTCGAGCATTCCTGCCGTGGTTCGAACTTTGTGTCCGCAGTCGGACAAAACTCCTCGCGCAGTACGAGCGACGGGGACGCTGCATCTTCCGAAGCATTTGATTCCGTTGAAGCTGAAGAACCCGGGCTCGTTGCGGAGATCATTCGGCGAGTAACACTCGACCGAAATCTCGGGGAGACGGTAGTAATCAAGCAGGGTCTGCAACATGCATCATTCTCCGGCACGCTGGCGTCCAGAGACAGTATTTAGTATGCATAATATCTATGCGAAGTGTCGGTAGAGAAGCCTGCCGGCTGCTTGCAGCAGTGGGCCCGGCAAATGAGAGAACACTTCCTTTGCGACTGTCATCTTCCAGCCAGTATCGGTAGCTATCGGCAGAGGCGGATTACGCCAATACTGAATCTCCCTCTGCTTTGCTCCCCAGCGCAGTCGGAAAGTGATTAGACCGGTGTTGTCCTTTTCGGTCCGGCCAAAATCGAATCTCGAAAGACCTGCCGCTTTGGCGCTGCAGATAGCATTCCAGAACACCAGTTGACCGCCAGCGAGATTGCAATAATCGTGATCCGAACACGAATACTTACAGTAAAGCGTCGCACCGAATTTCAAGGTGAGCAATCCTGCGATACTGCGATCTCCCTTGCTGACGAGGTGAATGGTTAGATCGTCGTGAACAGCATTCAGCAGGTTCCGGAACCACTCGAACGGTTGAGGGGGGAGTTGGTGTCGTTGGCGTGTCAAGATCATCAGAGTGTAGAAGCTAGCCAGATCGGCTTCCGAGCGGCCTTCCTTGTAGGTCAATTGTTCACGCTCTGCTCGTTTGATTCGCTGCTGGATGCAGCGTTTGTCGCACGCTGCCAGGAGTTCACCAAGGCTGGGCTTAAGATCGATCGAATGCACATAGAATTGCTGAACAGGTGCAAACGCTGCCGACCTTACAAGGATATCGCTCGTCGGACGGAGTTCGACATATTTGACATCCGGAGCAATCCTGCACACGCCATCTAGAATGCCAGCCAATTCGTCAGGATTGTTAACAAGCGGCTCGCAGAAGTCCGAAAATGGCATTGACACCAACCGTTTGCCCATCATCCAGGATGACAGCGATGCGAACACGATTCCATTGGAGAGAGGATATCCCGGGGGAGATGTTGTGAACACGATGGGTTGGAATGAATAGGTCCGTTGCAGTGCACACAACCATTGGGGAGAGTGAAAGATCGAGGCATTCGGATGACGCGAAATGAACTCCCCCCAGCGAGGATCCTTTATGGGATCCGTACGGTATACGGTGAAACTCATCTCGGGCCTCCCAGCGGCGGTTCGGGGAGAATGCTGACCCATTACGTTCATAACGTCTCCTGAATTTGCGATAAACTGAGGAGCTCTCTTTCCGCTCTCCGCGTCCCGCTGGAGTATCCGGAGATCGCGCCGCTTGCACTCACATACTCACCAACATATTCCTTCGTATCTGCCGTTTGCGCTTCTGCCATTATTGATGTGAACGAAATCCACTAACATCTGCCCATCGTGCAGACGGTCAGTTATATTGCAGAACTCTGGATCCCTATTGCCGACAACTATTGTCTGCGCGTGATCCAAGACAGCGTCGATACTATCTACCATCAGTTTCGAGATATGAGGAATTCTTGTGAAAATAAAATCTCGATTCGCACCAACGAGGCTCGCCACTCTTACGTTTTTATCGTAAATACGAAGGTCGTAGCCTTTTCCTATGAGATTTTCAATCAGTTCGATCAAGGGACTTTCACGCAAGTCGTCAGTGCCCGCTTTGAAACTGAAGCCTAAGAACCCAACTCGCTTGTATTCCTTCTTGATTATTATCTGTAAGCCCCGACGTATCTGCTTATCATTGCTGGCCAGTATTGACGTGAGTATTGGAAGTTCCAAGTCATGAAGCTTTGCGCCATAAGTGAGAGCTCGCAAATCCTTTGGCAAACAGGAACCGCCAAACGCAAAGCCAGGCTCCAGGTAAGTGGCAGAAATGTTGAGTTTCTTGTCTTGGCAGAAAATGTCCATCACTTTGTAGGCGTCGACATTTAAAGATTTGCATATGTTGCCAATTTCATTGGCAAAACCAATCTTTAGCGCGTGCCAGGTATTGTCGACGTACTTGACCATCTCCGCAGTACTCAAATCAGTTCGGATGAGGGGGGCGGGAAATCCTTCATAGAGTGCTGCCAAAATGTCACCGCTGGCCGAGTCCAATTCTCCGATGACAGTCTTGGGTGGAAAATTGAAATCTCTCACTGACGAGCCTTCCCTCAAGAATTCGGGATTATGACAAATGCCGAAGTTGTTGCCCACTCTCTTTCCAGAGAACTTTTCTAACGTGGGAATCACGAGTGTTTGCATCGTCCCCGGCACGATAGTGCTCCGAACAACAACCAGGTGGAAAGTCGACTTGCTCGCCAATGCTTGCCCGATCTGGGTAGCTACACGTTCCACGTAGCGCAGGTCCAAGTCACCATTTTCTTTACTGGGAGTTCCCACACACACAAATGAAAGATCTGTCGCTCGGATCGCTTCACCTACGTCGGTCGTGGCGCGTAACCGACCAGCAGTCCGTGCCGCGGCTACGATATCCCCGATTTCGGCTTCGATAATTGGAGATTGACCATCGTTAATCAGGTCGACTTTCATACTGATTGGATCGACGCCAATGACGGTGTGCCCTCGGGAAGCGAAACAACCGGCCGATACAGTACCCACATAACCTAGACCGAAAATACTGATCTTCATTTTGTTCCTCTCCCTACCGAAGTCGATCGCAGAACACCCGTCACGCTCTGTAAACTTGGTAGACAGGTCACTTTCGGGCAAAGAACGGGGATTAGCAGCAACTCAAGATATGAAGCTGGTATTCGATGCAGGTAAGTGATTAACCTTCAGCGAGCAAATGTTGGATACCTACTTCACAGGCTTTGGTGTCCAGCCGTGACGCAGTTCCTCGGCCCCCTTATGAGCCGCCTTGCAAAATGCCCGATCATATGCTGCTAACAGTTGCTCAACGGAGTATTTCCACGCTAGTTCCAGTTCAACTCGTTTTCGACCAGACTGCCCCATCCTGGCGCGCTCATCCGGTCTGTCAAGCAACCATGCAATCTTCGCAGCGAAATCGGGGACACCGGTCGCGCTGTCGGCGTACAGCGATGCGTCGCCCGCACTAAACCGTCCCTCTCTCAAGTCGAATTGAACTATGGGTTTACCTAGAGCCATATACTCTATGATCTTTATCATCGTGGAGATGTCGTTCATGGAGCACGGGGTATCGGGATTAACGCAAACATCCGATGTCGAGAGAATCTCCATCAGGTCTTCGTCTGGGATCGGTCCCGTGAAATTGACTGTGCCTTCCAAACCGTTGTGAGTGACTAGGGTTCGAAGTCGCTCGAGTTGTGAGCCACCACCGACGCAAGTGAAATGTATGTCGTCACGGCCGGCTTTCTTGAGATGCAGTGCCGCATCCAGCAGAATCTCCACGCCTTCCTGCACGCCCATAGTCCCGACGTATGCGACCAAATAACGCTTGCCGTGCTTGAGTGAGTGGTTGGGGGCGACAGAAGTGACTCTGTTCAAGTCAGGGCCATTGCGAACAACGAAGACGTCTTCCGGTTTTTTCCCG
Protein-coding sequences here:
- a CDS encoding choice-of-anchor D domain-containing protein, with the translated sequence MPRAAIPIKSRQWYPAHKSGRRQVLRLNRSVLVSGSRPEIFIFGAALFLAVVLTGCGGTSQNSSSNGSPSPSTITANPNTVSFGNVIVGATTTKTAYVTNSGTSSVTISKATVGGSGYSVAGIDVPLTLSAGQTLTYTVTYKPQTGGASNGSLTLVSDASNPTLSIVLSGTGVAAGQLTASPSTLSFGSVNTGQSKSLSGTLTASSTDITISSASLNGTWFSLSGITFPKTIASGQSSGFTITFTPTASGTSTGSVSFVSNASTSPNAVGLSGTGVQTTTPHSVSLSWMESSTSVQGYYVYRGGQTGGPYSRISGLQALTSYVDSSVVSGATYYYVVTAVGTNSAESGYSNEAVAAIPQ
- a CDS encoding DegT/DnrJ/EryC1/StrS family aminotransferase, whose translation is MRGGRDSTTHTPNVETVFEQNPIWTRSGRASLYAILKCLELPAPAKVGVPLFCCSVVFDAIRRAGLSPRFIDSNASDCNISVADLRTKRADIAAVIAVHMFGQPCDIDAIVAAAEGLPVIEDCAQSLFSTYKGKQTGLLSTASFFSFRCGKYISAGEGSAIICKDVEFRKKVERIVSSFESWPAWKLLTDSLLTFGKATLYKRPWYGVIGYPVGMQLDKRMNLTAKNGFNTGKIAPTHLALINARITHFRKNIDIQREHAQMLLRSVMSGRFHLPSEGKDSSSNWFQFALRFYNTQQRDAMADYLLSRGIDCAKYLDNIVAEARALYGYRGDCPNAELLSKTVLLVPIHYNLNTRDIEHIARCINEGSQKI
- a CDS encoding glycosyltransferase family 4 protein; the protein is MKRRALIIIENCSFPDDIRVWNEATSLSNNDYEVTVLCPKSEGTRGKRWDQSYEVINGIHVYRYPQHEGRGGHLREYVHALFWQFVYTFRIYLRHRFHVIQGCNPPDDIFLVALPFKLFGIPYIFDHHDACPELYLSIYRKHGIFYKLLWWLEKLSYSYSDVVMSTNNSYRELALGRGGKKPEDVFVVRNGPDLNRVTSVAPNHSLKHGKRYLVAYVGTMGVQEGVEILLDAALHLKKAGRDDIHFTCVGGGSQLERLRTLVTHNGLEGTVNFTGPIPDEDLMEILSTSDVCVNPDTPCSMNDISTMIKIIEYMALGKPIVQFDLREGRFSAGDASLYADSATGVPDFAAKIAWLLDRPDERARMGQSGRKRVELELAWKYSVEQLLAAYDRAFCKAAHKGAEELRHGWTPKPVK
- a CDS encoding GNAT family N-acetyltransferase; protein product: MSFTVYRTDPIKDPRWGEFISRHPNASIFHSPQWLCALQRTYSFQPIVFTTSPPGYPLSNGIVFASLSSWMMGKRLVSMPFSDFCEPLVNNPDELAGILDGVCRIAPDVKYVELRPTSDILVRSAAFAPVQQFYVHSIDLKPSLGELLAACDKRCIQQRIKRAEREQLTYKEGRSEADLASFYTLMILTRQRHQLPPQPFEWFRNLLNAVHDDLTIHLVSKGDRSIAGLLTLKFGATLYCKYSCSDHDYCNLAGGQLVFWNAICSAKAAGLSRFDFGRTEKDNTGLITFRLRWGAKQREIQYWRNPPLPIATDTGWKMTVAKEVFSHLPGPLLQAAGRLLYRHFA
- a CDS encoding exosortase/archaeosortase family protein, with the translated sequence MFASLFAAAIVLWMDTLVALLELSAQESENTHAILVIPIAISLIWLNRGKIFRDVSLGLVSGPILLASGIALRILCSFFQASIGIENSLSISILSLVLVCIGVFALAYGTRAVAAAQFPLVMLGFIVPFPSYVVRWINLGLQYGSTVAVDWLLYLAGVPFHRDGFVILLPLRSIEIAEQCSGIRAAIILFILSMVVAHLYLRTMVLRTLLVAASVPISIIKNGLRILALCLLSNYADPEILESEFHRHSGMVFFAISIMALYFSTLVLKWIEKRKQQRSSASQRRIDHSPACV
- a CDS encoding nucleotide sugar dehydrogenase, producing MKISIFGLGYVGTVSAGCFASRGHTVIGVDPISMKVDLINDGQSPIIEAEIGDIVAAARTAGRLRATTDVGEAIRATDLSFVCVGTPSKENGDLDLRYVERVATQIGQALASKSTFHLVVVRSTIVPGTMQTLVIPTLEKFSGKRVGNNFGICHNPEFLREGSSVRDFNFPPKTVIGELDSASGDILAALYEGFPAPLIRTDLSTAEMVKYVDNTWHALKIGFANEIGNICKSLNVDAYKVMDIFCQDKKLNISATYLEPGFAFGGSCLPKDLRALTYGAKLHDLELPILTSILASNDKQIRRGLQIIIKKEYKRVGFLGFSFKAGTDDLRESPLIELIENLIGKGYDLRIYDKNVRVASLVGANRDFIFTRIPHISKLMVDSIDAVLDHAQTIVVGNRDPEFCNITDRLHDGQMLVDFVHINNGRSANGRYEGICW